From Pontibacter actiniarum, a single genomic window includes:
- the rfbF gene encoding glucose-1-phosphate cytidylyltransferase: protein MKAVILAGGYGTRISEESGVRPKPMVEIGGKPILWHIMKIYSHYNINDFVICCGYKGHIIKEYFANYCLYNSDVTFDMRKNSMEVHKNHTESWKVTLVDTGEGTMTGGRLKRVQDYVGDDTFCLTYGDGVSDVNIAEAIAYHKAQGTKATLTAVQQPGRFGAFTLSSEATKVPQFKEKPTGGDMPWINGGFFVLEPSVFDYIEDDSTIWERGPLESLAEEGELSAYRHRGFWQPMDTLRDKHVLEDLWQSGKAPWNVWHKMLSGAVN from the coding sequence ATGAAAGCAGTTATACTTGCCGGTGGTTACGGTACAAGAATAAGCGAAGAAAGTGGTGTGCGCCCAAAGCCAATGGTGGAAATCGGAGGCAAGCCTATCCTTTGGCACATCATGAAGATATACTCCCACTACAACATTAACGACTTTGTGATTTGCTGCGGCTACAAGGGCCACATCATCAAAGAATATTTTGCCAACTATTGCCTGTACAATTCTGATGTGACCTTCGATATGCGCAAAAACAGCATGGAGGTTCACAAAAACCACACAGAATCATGGAAAGTGACGCTGGTGGACACGGGCGAGGGCACCATGACTGGCGGCCGCCTGAAGCGCGTGCAGGACTATGTGGGCGATGATACCTTCTGCCTGACCTACGGCGACGGCGTAAGCGACGTGAACATAGCCGAGGCCATTGCCTACCACAAGGCACAGGGCACGAAAGCCACCTTGACAGCGGTGCAGCAGCCGGGCCGTTTCGGTGCGTTTACCCTGTCTTCGGAGGCAACCAAGGTGCCGCAGTTCAAGGAAAAGCCGACGGGCGGCGACATGCCCTGGATTAACGGCGGCTTCTTTGTGCTGGAGCCAAGCGTGTTCGACTACATCGAGGATGACAGCACGATCTGGGAGCGCGGCCCGCTGGAGTCGCTGGCCGAGGAAGGTGAGCTCTCTGCCTACCGCCACCGCGGATTCTGGCAGCCAATGGATACCCTGCGCGATAAGCATGTGCTGGAGGACCTGTGGCAGAGCGGCAAGGCGCCCTGGAACGTGTGGCACAAGATGCTGTCAGGCGCGGTGAACTAG
- a CDS encoding NAD-dependent epimerase/dehydratase family protein — translation MKILITGNMGYVGPGVVERLRAAYPEATLVGYDMAYFASCLTNAPVLPESQLDVQLYGDVRTMPAEVLEGVDAVVQLAAISNDPMGKKFEDVTMEVNYKSSVRIAEMAKAAGVKNFVFASSCSMYGAASEQAKTEESELNPLTAYARSKVATEKELQPLAGDGFTVTCLRFATACGMSDRLRLDLVLNDFVAGAVTTGKISILSDGTPWRPLIHVKDMARAIEWAVTREASNGGEYLAVNTGSNEWNYQVYELANAVAEVMPGVDVSVNQDAAPDKRSYKVNFDLFKQLAPNHQPQYSLIQAIEELHEGLKAMDFKDGDFRNSQLMRLMVLNSLQDTGKINEQLQWQRNTSRVSNAELETA, via the coding sequence ATGAAAATACTGATAACCGGAAATATGGGGTATGTTGGCCCGGGCGTGGTTGAGCGCCTGCGCGCTGCCTACCCCGAAGCCACCCTTGTAGGCTACGACATGGCCTATTTTGCCTCTTGCCTGACCAACGCTCCCGTGCTGCCTGAGAGCCAGCTGGATGTGCAGCTGTACGGTGATGTGCGCACCATGCCAGCCGAGGTGCTGGAGGGCGTGGATGCCGTGGTGCAACTGGCTGCCATCTCCAACGACCCGATGGGCAAGAAGTTTGAGGACGTGACCATGGAGGTAAACTATAAGTCGAGCGTGCGTATTGCCGAAATGGCTAAGGCTGCCGGTGTAAAGAACTTCGTGTTTGCCTCGAGCTGCAGCATGTATGGCGCTGCCTCCGAGCAGGCCAAAACAGAAGAGTCGGAACTGAACCCGCTCACCGCCTATGCCCGCTCCAAAGTAGCCACCGAGAAAGAGCTGCAGCCGCTGGCCGGCGACGGTTTTACGGTGACCTGCCTGCGCTTCGCCACTGCCTGCGGCATGAGCGACCGCCTGCGCCTGGACCTGGTACTCAACGACTTTGTGGCCGGAGCCGTGACGACAGGCAAGATCAGCATCCTGAGCGACGGCACCCCTTGGCGCCCGCTGATCCACGTAAAAGACATGGCGCGCGCTATTGAGTGGGCCGTTACAAGAGAAGCCTCCAACGGCGGCGAGTATCTGGCCGTGAACACCGGGTCCAACGAGTGGAACTACCAGGTGTATGAACTGGCTAACGCCGTGGCCGAGGTAATGCCGGGCGTGGATGTGTCGGTGAACCAGGACGCAGCCCCGGACAAGCGCTCCTACAAAGTAAACTTCGACCTGTTTAAGCAGCTGGCGCCAAACCACCAGCCGCAGTACTCGCTGATCCAGGCCATTGAGGAACTGCACGAAGGGCTGAAAGCCATGGATTTCAAAGACGGGGACTTCCGTAACTCGCAGCTGATGCGCCTGATGGTGCTCAACAGCCTGCAGGACACAGGTAAGATCAACGAGCAGCTGCAGTGGCAGCGAAACACATCCAGGGTATCCAACGCCGAACTAGAGACTGCCTAA
- the rfbC gene encoding dTDP-4-dehydrorhamnose 3,5-epimerase, translating into MIFTETKLKGAFIIDVKRLEDERGFFGRSFCQKEFEEHGLSNDVRQTNVSYNKKKGTLRGMHMQLAPNEESKLVRCTRGAIYDVIIDMRPGSETYKQWIGVELTADNYRMLFVPEGFAHGFITLEDNTDVTYQVTEFYTPGAERGIRWNDPAFNIEWPIEPVVISEKDQAHPDFVDEQEKSTGKLLV; encoded by the coding sequence ATGATTTTTACAGAAACAAAGTTAAAAGGGGCCTTTATCATTGATGTAAAGCGCCTGGAGGACGAGCGCGGCTTCTTTGGCCGTTCCTTCTGCCAAAAGGAGTTTGAGGAGCATGGTTTGAGCAATGACGTAAGGCAAACCAACGTATCCTATAACAAGAAGAAAGGCACGCTGCGCGGCATGCACATGCAGCTGGCGCCCAACGAGGAGTCGAAGCTGGTGCGTTGCACACGTGGTGCCATTTACGATGTGATCATCGATATGCGCCCGGGCTCCGAAACTTACAAGCAGTGGATAGGGGTGGAGCTGACGGCTGATAACTACCGCATGCTGTTTGTGCCCGAGGGCTTTGCGCACGGCTTTATCACGCTGGAGGATAACACGGATGTGACATACCAGGTGACAGAGTTCTACACCCCCGGTGCCGAGCGCGGCATCCGCTGGAATGATCCGGCCTTCAACATTGAGTGGCCGATCGAGCCAGTCGTGATATCTGAAAAAGACCAGGCCCATCCGGACTTTGTGGATGAGCAGGAAAAATCTACAGGAAAGCTGTTGGTGTAA